A stretch of DNA from Spirosoma endbachense:
ATGCTTACTATAAGTATGGTCTGTTTTTTAACCAGCAAAACAGGAAGCCTAATTCACGTTTTCAAAAATCTTTTGAAACAGGACCAACACCTGATTCATGTCGGGCAGATGTCATTAGCCAGCGACTAAGAGGCAAAGGGATAACTACACCAATTGCTGGCATGCCTGATTTCGTCATGTGTATGATAAGTATCCGTATTTGGAAAACAAAAGTGTGAAGTGGCGATCAGAACCAGCATAATTGTTGCTGCTTTGTATTTCATTGCTGGTTTTATTTTGAGTATATTCCACACCAATACGGCCCGATTATTGTAATCTATTTATTCCTATAGAAGCGCGCCGTAGCCTTCGGTGATCACATCAATGAAAGGTCGTATCTGAATGCCGAATCCTATGAAGAAGTCTTATAATTTACCCTACTGCAAAACGCCATTTTGTGCCCACAGGCAAAGGAGAATCATTATAAACTAAACTAAATAAACCCATGAAACAATACCTGTATGTGCTAGTACTTGTTTGCCTGGTTTCTGAGATAAGCTATAGCCAATGTAAATCTTTACGCAAAAGAATGGATGCCAATTCATCCTACATTACGATCTGTTCCCCAATGAATCAATCAGTGAGTGCCTGTAAAGTAATTACGGGTGGGCCAGAACGCTATTTTTTAGTCCTGACTGCGCCCGGAAGTCTAGCGTCGGAGCAACTAAAGGTGGTTGTTTTACTGACGAATGGGCAACAATTCGAGTGGCCAGTTCAACCGCTTAGGGTACAGACACAGCATCAGCATGTGCTATGGCGATCGTCGGAGTTGGTGGCCACTACTCAACTGGAGGTAACCGAGGAGCAAATGAATCTCCTGGCCCAGCATTCGATCCGGCACTATAAACTGGGAACTTTTGAGCGACCTTTGACAGAAAAGCAAAGCGGTGAGCTACGGGACAACATCAACTGCCTGCGCATTGCGAAACCAGTTGACATAAAACGAACTCAGAATAGTTTAGCCATTCAGGCAATACAAAGGCGTATTTAATGGCCTGCTAACTTTTACCGGTTTTTGATACACTGAACCGCATACCAACCTTAGTCGGTTAGCTTACATATTGTTTAAATAGGTAAGCTAATCCATTACGGGTTGACCAAACAATAGCCAATCATTAAGCTCTATAAAAAAATGGTGTCAGGGCAGTTAAGTTTAGCCTTAGCCTACTAACTAAAGGCATTATTATTGCTTCACTTTACTGCATTAACAACTTTATTTGGATAGTAGTTAACTAACGCCGTATCTAGTGCGATACGGCGTTTTTATTTTTAATTCCTGATTAGTGCGGCCCGATTATTGTGTAAAATCTATCAACCTATTTATTCCTATAGAAACACTACAGTATCCATGAGTCGACACAAAATAGGCCTTGCTGCTCAATGCAAATCACACAAGCTTTCTCCCCTGAACAAACCCATACAGTCTGGTCGTCTGCCCCTGGTTAGACCTCTCCAATTTGAGCAGGTTCGGCATCGATTCCGGGTAGGTGGCGATTGTCGATCATACAAACCCTGGGCGAAATGCCCTTATGGTATGGGTAGCTACGCCGAAAATTACCCGCCATCGATGAAAACGCTTAATAAATTCAGGGAAGGCATTTGTGAAATTAGATACCGTTATATAAGCTGATCTCATAAGAATGCCTAATCGTGATGCTCATTGAGTAACTTCAGCCTATTGAAGAGCGGATACTATTCCCGAACTGAAGGAATAATCATCGACTGGATAGATCTTGTCATGAACGCAAAGGAGTTTTATGTAAACCAACTATATACTGACTATGAGCGAATTGCTGCTGAGTGATAGCTCTACGGATAACCTTTCAATGGAAGGTCAACAGGGCCCCTCACTGGGGAAGGTCTTTGCCATGCAGGTAGCCAGGGGACTGGCCATCACACTGGCTGCTATTCTATCCACCTATTTAACCGGTATAGCCCAAACTGTTACGCATAGCTTTATCATCTCAGTGAGCATGGGCGGGATTAGCTTTTGGCTGGTTTGCTCATTCTTGCTGTCCGAGCGCATCGAAACGCAGCTGGGTCGTAAGGTGGATAAAAGAGGACGGATGGCCCCAGTTGACATGGATTCCCTGTTAGGCAAAGCGATTCTTGACGAGCGACTCGCGTATTGCCAGCAGCGGCTAGCTGGCAGCCAGGTCGTCTCCCTTAAACTAATTTACTGCGGCTCATATACGGAGCAGGTCCAGCAATTTTATCAGCGTTCCAGGGCATTTACGTTGGACACGTTTCCGCTGGGTGCGCCCGAATATCTTGCCGTTTATGGTTTGATCGACAGCAAAGGGAATCGATTTGTATTTATGGACGCATTCGCCGAAGCGTCTACCCTGCAACGGGGTTATTTTCGCCAGGTTGATCAGTGGCCTGTTTTTGCGCTCTATGAAATCGAATAAGTCTGGTTGATGGACAATAATGGACGACGGTATGAGTGCTACCTTGCGACAGAGTGGAACTAGGACCCAATCGGATAGTGCCGCCATTGTAACGTTCACTTAAGACGAAAGATAAGCGAACGAAAAAAGCCTGATCAAGCGATCAGGCTTTTTTCAGGCTCTATGAACGATTTATCTAGAGACAGTTTGATCTAAACCTTTGCGTGTATACGCAAGCTCAGGGCTACTTTTCAACCGGACTAATGCTGCTCACTGCGGTGTTACTTATAAAAGCGACCCGTTTGCTATCGGGCGACCAGGAAGGTGTGTTGATCGTTCCCTGACCCCCGTAGATATAGGCGATCACTTTGGGTTGGCCTTCGCCCGAAATGGGCAGTATACGCAGGTAAACGTGCTTATAGAACGGGTGATCATCAGGTTTTACTTCCTCCTTCAAAAAAGAAAGGAACAGAATCCATTTGCCATCGGGCGATATGTGCGGAAACCAATCGTGAAACTCCCCATTGGTAATCGCTTCCTGCTGACTGCCATCGGCTTTCATGCGCCAGATCTGCATGGTGCCGGTACGGCTGGAGTTGAAATAGATGTACTTGCCATCGGGTGTATACTCCGGACCATCATCGAGACCTTTGGCGTCAGTTAGCCGAACTTCATCACCACCGGCTGCCGGTACCCGGTAAATATCATATTCGTTGTTTCGCGACCCGGTAAAGACCAGACTCTTTTTATCCGGCGACCAGCCATGAAGATACGAAGGACCTTTTGGGGTAATCTGTTTGGGAGAACCACCCGTTACAGGAACGGTGTAAATAATTGAACCTCCCAACTCTTTTACGCCACTACTGAGTCCAAGCATCTTGCCATCAAAAGACAGTACGTGATCATTGTTGTTATTTTTTACCTCCCCCGTATTTAATGGCAAAGGCTGCCGTTTAGCTAGATCGAATGTATACATCTGACCATCGCCGTTGTAGAGTAACGTTTTTCCATCAGGCATCCAGTTAGGGGCCTGAATCGATTTGGGTGCATTGAAAATCACCTGCCGATTACCCGTAGCTACATCCAGAATCTCCAGATTACTGGCCAGATAGTCGCGGTAGGGCACCAGGCCATCGTGGGCAGGAACACTAATGCGTACGTCCCGGAAGACGCCCCGCTCCAGTACATCTTTGTTATGCGACCCGATAAATAACCCGACATATACTTCATCACCAAGATTCAGGTCGCTTACCTGTTCCGTCACAAAGGGTTCGCCGAACTTAGCTACCCGCATTGTATAGGTATTCCCTTTCCGTTCCAGTTGAATCACATCGGCGCCCGTTAATTTAGAACGCACTTCTTCGGTATTGGCTCCACTGGTCCGGCGGAATTGCAGCGACGTAAGGCCATCGCCATGTTCAACGGCATTGATGTGGGCCGATTTCCCGTCCAGGCTACTCCGAACCATCCAGCCGACTTTACGGTGAGGGTCTACGCCCTTACCCAGAAGCGAGGCTCTGGTATAAAGGATAAAGTCACCCTTTAAGCGTTTCCACATAAAATGGAACTCATCGTGGTCGAACCAGACATTGTAGCCTGAGCCCGAAAGCTCATAGGTATGGTTCTGGGCATTATAGACGGCCGATCCGGGTTTCAGAACGTCGCCAATATCGCCATGACCGTCAAACAGGCCAAGGTTCTGTTTTTGTGCCAGAAGGGGAGTGATGGTTAGTAGTGATAAGCTGGCAATACATGTCAGTAAAATCAGGTTTAGGGTTTTCATCAAGATCGTTTATCTAAGTGATTGATTAGAAGAGATTTAGGATTTTATGTACAGGGAACAGCAAGAATATACCAGACGTATTGTTCTGAACGTAAAGTCAATGAACCTGCCCCAAGCCTGCGTGAGATCTTCGGAATGTGCGGATTTTCCAGCCCTTGGAAAAGGCGTTGAGATGCGTTATTTACCTACTTCGGCAGTAGAGTTATACTGAAACGGAAGCTATTAAAGGCTGAAGTGTTAAGCGCAATCAATTCCAGAACTATCGCCTATAACGATCTGACTTTGATATTTTTCAGCCAGACCTTTTGCCCGTGGTGCTGAATCATGATAAGACCGTTAGTCGATTTGGCAAATTTGGGATTGTTCTTGAATTTACTCTTGCTGATCAAGTCGATCAGTTCGGGCGATCCAATCTGATAATCAACTACTTTGATGCCGTTCAGCCAATGCTCTACGTGATTGTTGTTGACAATTAATCGAGCCTGATTGTATTCGCCTACGGGTTTCAACTGTTTGTGAGTAGGTTCGATCAGGTCATAAAGCGACCCCGCCGACCGTATTGCGGCTTTATCGTTAAAGTTGATATCGTCCAGTATCTGCATTTCGAAATTATCCAGCCAATTTGAGCTATTGCCATTGCCAACCTGCTTATCGGCTTCTTCATTCATGTAATAAAATATACCGCTATTACCTGCTACCGATACTTTCCAGTCGAGGGTAAGTTCAAAATTTTTGTAGGGTTGCTTCGTCACCAGATCTATGTTAGGCAC
This window harbors:
- a CDS encoding TolB family protein, which codes for MKTLNLILLTCIASLSLLTITPLLAQKQNLGLFDGHGDIGDVLKPGSAVYNAQNHTYELSGSGYNVWFDHDEFHFMWKRLKGDFILYTRASLLGKGVDPHRKVGWMVRSSLDGKSAHINAVEHGDGLTSLQFRRTSGANTEEVRSKLTGADVIQLERKGNTYTMRVAKFGEPFVTEQVSDLNLGDEVYVGLFIGSHNKDVLERGVFRDVRISVPAHDGLVPYRDYLASNLEILDVATGNRQVIFNAPKSIQAPNWMPDGKTLLYNGDGQMYTFDLAKRQPLPLNTGEVKNNNNDHVLSFDGKMLGLSSGVKELGGSIIYTVPVTGGSPKQITPKGPSYLHGWSPDKKSLVFTGSRNNEYDIYRVPAAGGDEVRLTDAKGLDDGPEYTPDGKYIYFNSSRTGTMQIWRMKADGSQQEAITNGEFHDWFPHISPDGKWILFLSFLKEEVKPDDHPFYKHVYLRILPISGEGQPKVIAYIYGGQGTINTPSWSPDSKRVAFISNTAVSSISPVEK
- a CDS encoding 3-keto-disaccharide hydrolase, whose translation is MKPFPLYLITLFISFSTLVRAQQKGQWTYLFDGKSVEPLRGYKMGSFPAESWKIEDGALVAQTGVPNIDLVTKQPYKNFELTLDWKVSVAGNSGIFYYMNEEADKQVGNGNSSNWLDNFEMQILDDINFNDKAAIRSAGSLYDLIEPTHKQLKPVGEYNQARLIVNNNHVEHWLNGIKVVDYQIGSPELIDLISKSKFKNNPKFAKSTNGLIMIQHHGQKVWLKNIKVRSL